A genomic region of Candidatus Woesearchaeota archaeon contains the following coding sequences:
- a CDS encoding ThiF family adenylyltransferase gives MAKNRYSHHELVEQLGGKAEIMRAKTVTVVGIGGVGSVVAEMIVRAGINLRIVDKGRVFEEELQRQGLFLEEDINKFKAKQAKKRLQAINPNIAVKAFHEDLTEQNVYLVESDLVVDCSNDMDVSLMLDKYCYKKNIPMIYCYVSGTQGQVFIVDKKVSLSEISDYIENTRIREAGILSATVHTAAGIVGAKVAKVLLGASHQDNMLSFDIWDMNFDKKFVRKNKK, from the coding sequence ATGGCAAAAAACAGATATTCTCATCATGAATTAGTGGAGCAGTTAGGTGGAAAAGCGGAGATTATGAGAGCTAAGACAGTTACTGTTGTGGGTATTGGCGGGGTTGGTTCCGTTGTTGCTGAAATGATTGTTAGAGCAGGCATTAATCTTAGGATTGTTGATAAGGGTCGTGTTTTTGAAGAAGAATTGCAAAGACAAGGTTTGTTTTTGGAAGAGGATATTAATAAGTTTAAAGCAAAGCAAGCTAAAAAACGTCTTCAAGCTATTAATCCTAATATTGCGGTTAAGGCTTTTCATGAGGATTTGACTGAGCAAAACGTTTATTTGGTCGAGTCTGATTTGGTTGTTGATTGTTCTAATGATATGGATGTTTCTTTAATGCTTGATAAGTATTGTTATAAAAAGAACATTCCTATGATTTATTGTTATGTGTCTGGTACTCAGGGTCAGGTGTTTATTGTTGATAAGAAGGTTTCTTTGTCGGAGATTTCTGATTACATAGAAAATACGAGGATTAGGGAAGCTGGAATTTTGAGTGCTACAGTTCATACTGCTGCAGGTATTGTGGGTGCTAAGGTTGCCAAGGTTCTTTTAGGAGCTAGTCATCAGGATAATATGCTTTCTTTTGATATTTGGGATATGAATTTTGATAAAAAGTTTGTTAGAAAGAATAAAAAATGA
- a CDS encoding Fic family protein, producing the protein MVFIYKKSIGNKEYYYLRASLTKNGKQITKDIAYLGNNPSKIKEKLALLPQIHQKEIRKTYKTIHKFLEVNHYLEKIKKEKLKKDQYLDESLNVVEACKLHWNNVFQKLDINSKDELLNDFVVSFSYNTTSLEGNTITLKEAENLLINQKTPKDRTLREVYDLQNTRVVFFKYYEKIPNVLTHDVIQDVHSLLIDKIDVRKGYRTQDIRVTKTRFKSSPAQYVKTDMTLLLKWLREHKNKLHPLVLATIFHHKFEKIHPFFDGNGRTGRLLANIILLQNNYPPLIIRKKNRKKYLDALSKADILDLNSSSIDGYSALVKFSANEFVENYWNTFL; encoded by the coding sequence ATGGTATTTATTTATAAAAAAAGCATAGGAAATAAAGAATATTATTATCTTAGAGCTTCTTTAACAAAAAATGGAAAACAAATAACAAAAGACATAGCATACTTAGGAAATAATCCATCAAAAATCAAAGAAAAATTAGCTCTCCTTCCACAAATTCATCAAAAAGAAATAAGAAAAACCTACAAAACTATTCATAAATTCTTGGAAGTGAACCATTATTTAGAAAAAATAAAGAAAGAAAAATTAAAAAAAGATCAGTATTTGGATGAATCATTAAATGTTGTCGAAGCATGCAAACTTCACTGGAACAACGTTTTTCAAAAATTAGATATTAATTCTAAAGATGAATTGCTTAATGATTTTGTAGTTTCTTTTTCTTATAATACAACTTCCTTAGAAGGAAACACAATAACTCTAAAGGAAGCAGAAAATTTACTAATCAATCAAAAAACTCCTAAAGATAGAACTCTTAGAGAAGTATATGATTTACAAAATACAAGAGTGGTTTTTTTTAAGTATTATGAAAAAATTCCAAACGTCCTTACTCATGACGTAATTCAAGACGTTCATTCGCTTTTGATTGACAAAATTGATGTGCGAAAAGGTTATAGAACACAAGATATTAGAGTTACCAAAACTCGATTTAAATCAAGTCCGGCACAATATGTAAAAACAGACATGACTCTTCTTCTAAAATGGCTCAGGGAGCATAAAAATAAATTGCACCCTTTAGTTTTAGCAACAATATTTCATCACAAGTTTGAAAAAATACATCCCTTTTTTGATGGTAATGGAAGAACAGGAAGGTTGCTTGCAAACATAATTTTGTTACAAAATAATTATCCTCCTTTAATCATACGAAAAAAGAACAGAAAAAAATATTTAGATGCATTATCAAAAGCAGATATTCTTGACTTAAATTCTTCAAGTATAGATGGATATTCTGCTCTAGTAAAATTTAGTGCAAATGAATTTGTTGAAAATTACTGGAACACATTTCTTTAA
- the gltX gene encoding glutamate--tRNA ligase — protein sequence MDDEVLLLIKKLALLNAVKHNGKANPGAIVGGVIGTFPDLRSQIKQVMPKINELVAEINSLDFESQEKQLLEIDPDALENKNEKRGIFDFLNIKEGEQIITAFPPGPEKYPHIGHAKACLVNYLLAKSYNGKFILRFEDTNPDLVRSEFYDIMQEDFKWLGVEWDDLVYASDYMDLYYGHCEKLIRSGDVYVCDCSPEEIKKGRETGESCSCRGLSVEDNLKRWAEMMLSAQGSFIARLKIDLKHKNSTMRDPTIFRIIDKEHARQGKKYRVWPNYDFQNSIMDGFLKVTHRIRSKEFEMRNELQRYLQNLLGYNETNIFEFGRFNLKGVEASGRIIREKVNLGELIGWDDPSLTTLRALRRRGFLAEAIKNFVISTGITKNEPVLTWDDLILHNKRLLDASANRYFFVDSPVDVRVSGAPHKEFSLNLNPSIKGGERKFVSNDFFFISKNDFNELEEGSLYRFMECFNVRYLAGSVLEFVDEDIDTYRRSGVGMLHYLPKDMDLVSVSVLMPDKSVKKGFAEPLVRNVSVGDVVQFERFGFCRLDNKENFSFWFTH from the coding sequence ATGGATGATGAAGTCTTATTGTTGATCAAAAAGTTGGCGTTATTAAACGCGGTCAAGCATAATGGTAAGGCTAATCCTGGTGCTATTGTTGGAGGCGTTATTGGTACATTTCCTGATTTAAGGTCTCAGATAAAGCAGGTAATGCCTAAGATTAATGAACTTGTTGCTGAAATTAATTCTTTGGATTTTGAGTCTCAGGAGAAGCAATTGCTTGAAATTGATCCTGATGCTCTTGAAAACAAGAATGAGAAAAGGGGTATTTTTGATTTTCTTAATATTAAAGAGGGTGAACAGATAATTACTGCGTTTCCTCCAGGTCCTGAGAAATATCCTCATATTGGTCATGCAAAGGCGTGTCTTGTTAATTATTTGTTGGCTAAATCGTATAATGGTAAATTTATTTTGAGGTTTGAGGATACTAATCCGGATCTTGTTAGGAGCGAGTTTTATGATATTATGCAGGAGGATTTTAAGTGGTTGGGTGTTGAGTGGGATGATCTTGTTTATGCTTCAGATTATATGGATTTGTATTATGGTCATTGTGAAAAATTGATTAGGTCAGGGGATGTTTATGTTTGTGATTGTTCTCCTGAGGAAATTAAGAAAGGTAGGGAGACTGGCGAGTCTTGTTCTTGTAGGGGTTTGTCTGTTGAAGATAATTTGAAGCGTTGGGCGGAGATGATGTTGTCTGCTCAGGGTTCTTTTATTGCTCGTTTAAAGATTGATTTAAAGCATAAGAATTCTACGATGAGAGATCCTACTATTTTTAGGATTATTGATAAGGAGCATGCTCGACAAGGCAAAAAATATAGGGTTTGGCCTAATTATGATTTTCAGAATTCTATAATGGATGGTTTCTTGAAGGTTACTCATAGGATTAGGAGTAAGGAGTTTGAGATGAGGAATGAGTTGCAGAGGTATTTGCAGAATTTGTTAGGTTATAATGAGACTAATATTTTTGAGTTTGGAAGGTTTAATCTTAAAGGTGTTGAGGCTTCAGGAAGAATTATAAGGGAAAAAGTTAATTTAGGAGAACTTATTGGTTGGGATGATCCTTCTTTGACTACGCTAAGAGCTCTTAGAAGAAGGGGTTTTTTGGCTGAGGCAATCAAGAATTTTGTTATTAGTACAGGGATTACTAAGAATGAGCCTGTGCTTACGTGGGATGATTTGATTTTACATAATAAGCGTTTGCTTGATGCGAGTGCTAATAGGTATTTTTTTGTGGATTCTCCTGTTGATGTTCGTGTTAGTGGTGCTCCTCATAAGGAGTTTAGTTTGAATTTGAATCCTTCTATTAAGGGTGGTGAGCGAAAGTTTGTTAGTAATGATTTTTTCTTTATTTCCAAAAATGATTTTAATGAGTTAGAGGAAGGTTCTTTGTATAGGTTTATGGAGTGTTTTAATGTAAGGTATTTGGCGGGTTCTGTTTTGGAGTTTGTTGATGAGGATATTGATACTTATAGGCGAAGTGGTGTTGGTATGCTTCATTATTTGCCTAAGGATATGGATCTTGTTAGTGTTAGTGTTTTGATGCCTGATAAGTCTGTTAAAAAAGGTTTTGCGGAGCCTTTAGTTAGAAATGTTTCTGTTGGGGATGTTGTTCAGTTTGAGAGGTTTGGGTTTTGTCGTTTGGATAATAAAGAAAATTTTAGTTTTTGGTTTACTCATTGA
- a CDS encoding thermosome subunit, with the protein MKNNNSNDTILSENSQRNTGKTAQRMNILAAKLVAEAVRTTLGPKGMDKMLVDTLGEIIVTNDGVTILKEMDVEHPAAKMIIEVAKTQEEEVGDGTTTAVILAGELLRKAEQLLDQNIHATIITKGYQMAAEQSIKILNNMAKDTDEETLKKICETAMTGKGSEDSKETLSKLLIKATKILSNETESLREKIIIQKKTGTTIKDSELIKGLVIDKEKTHSSMPKKITNAKIALIESPIEVKSTDIDTKITINDPAKIQEFLDVEEKMIKNMINKITETNANVIFCQKGIDDLAQHLLQKKGIYACRRVKKSDMAKIAQATGASLISDINDIKPEDLGTAGTIKEVKVNEEHMTYIEDCTNTKIVTILVRGTTTHIVEEAARAAEDALGDIATALKEKKAVGGAASTEILLSKKLKEYSQELNGREQLAVQAFSESLEIIPKTLAENAGLDPIDVLTELNSNLNKITWPGINITTGKVIDAWEAGIIEPLKTKTQAIMSSTEVATMILRIDDVILANTNNKQQNQPDIDNI; encoded by the coding sequence ATGAAAAATAACAATTCAAACGATACAATACTATCCGAAAATTCACAAAGAAACACTGGTAAAACCGCGCAAAGAATGAACATATTAGCAGCAAAACTAGTAGCCGAAGCCGTAAGAACAACACTAGGACCAAAAGGCATGGATAAAATGCTAGTAGACACACTAGGAGAAATAATAGTAACAAACGACGGAGTAACAATTCTAAAAGAAATGGATGTAGAGCATCCCGCTGCAAAAATGATTATAGAAGTAGCAAAAACACAAGAAGAAGAAGTTGGAGATGGAACAACAACTGCAGTAATACTAGCAGGAGAACTACTAAGAAAAGCAGAACAACTACTTGACCAAAATATACATGCAACAATAATAACAAAAGGATACCAGATGGCTGCCGAACAATCCATAAAAATACTAAACAACATGGCAAAAGACACAGATGAAGAAACACTAAAAAAAATATGTGAAACCGCAATGACTGGAAAAGGCTCTGAAGACTCAAAAGAAACACTTAGCAAACTACTAATAAAAGCAACAAAAATACTTAGCAACGAAACAGAGAGTTTAAGAGAAAAAATAATCATCCAAAAAAAGACAGGAACAACAATAAAAGACTCAGAACTAATAAAAGGCTTGGTGATAGACAAAGAAAAAACACACAGCTCAATGCCAAAAAAAATAACTAATGCAAAAATAGCACTAATAGAAAGCCCTATAGAAGTAAAAAGCACAGATATAGACACAAAAATAACAATAAATGACCCCGCAAAAATACAAGAATTCCTAGACGTAGAAGAAAAAATGATAAAAAACATGATAAACAAAATAACAGAAACAAACGCAAACGTAATCTTTTGCCAAAAAGGAATAGATGACTTAGCTCAACACCTACTACAAAAAAAAGGAATATATGCGTGCAGAAGAGTTAAAAAAAGCGATATGGCAAAAATAGCTCAAGCAACAGGAGCATCACTAATCTCAGACATAAACGATATAAAACCAGAAGACCTAGGAACCGCAGGAACAATAAAAGAAGTGAAAGTAAACGAAGAACACATGACATACATAGAAGACTGCACAAATACAAAAATAGTAACCATACTAGTGCGAGGAACAACAACACACATAGTAGAAGAAGCTGCACGAGCCGCAGAAGACGCACTAGGAGACATAGCAACCGCATTAAAAGAAAAAAAAGCAGTAGGAGGCGCAGCATCAACAGAAATTCTACTAAGCAAAAAACTAAAAGAATACTCTCAAGAACTAAACGGAAGAGAACAGCTAGCTGTACAAGCATTCTCAGAATCATTAGAAATAATACCAAAAACACTAGCAGAAAACGCGGGACTTGACCCAATAGACGTACTAACAGAGCTAAACAGCAACCTAAACAAAATAACTTGGCCAGGAATAAATATAACAACGGGAAAAGTTATAGATGCATGGGAAGCAGGAATAATAGAACCATTAAAAACAAAAACACAAGCAATAATGAGCAGCACAGAAGTTGCGACAATGATACTAAGAATAGATGATGTAATACTAGCAAACACAAACAACAAACAACAAAATCAACCAGATATAGATAACATTTAA
- a CDS encoding AAA family ATPase: MIISVSGTPGSGKSTVCDIVAKNLGLSRKSAGFFMRSIAKKKGLTLLESARLAVEDPSFDRTVDNALRDWGRENDDFVVDSRLAFYFIPTSFKVFLKCNLEVAAQRIFSDKNQIRKNEADNSSVKDTLKHVVEREDLERKRYLKYYGVDFLDESHYDLVVDTVNLSPEQVANIIISSLKK; the protein is encoded by the coding sequence ATGATAATTTCAGTTTCTGGAACACCAGGTAGTGGTAAGAGTACTGTTTGTGATATTGTTGCTAAAAATTTGGGGTTGTCTAGAAAGTCTGCGGGTTTTTTTATGAGGTCAATTGCTAAAAAAAAGGGTTTGACTTTGTTAGAGTCTGCTAGGTTAGCTGTTGAGGATCCGAGTTTTGATAGGACTGTTGATAATGCTTTGAGGGATTGGGGTAGGGAGAATGATGATTTTGTTGTTGATTCTAGGTTAGCATTTTATTTTATTCCTACTAGTTTTAAGGTTTTTTTGAAGTGTAATTTGGAGGTTGCTGCTCAGAGAATTTTTTCTGATAAAAATCAGATTCGAAAAAATGAAGCTGATAATTCTTCTGTTAAGGATACTTTAAAACATGTTGTTGAGCGTGAGGATCTTGAGCGAAAGAGGTATTTGAAGTATTATGGTGTTGATTTTTTGGATGAGTCTCATTACGATTTAGTTGTGGATACTGTTAATCTTTCTCCTGAGCAAGTTGCTAATATTATTATTAGTTCTTTGAAAAAGTGA
- a CDS encoding nucleotidyltransferase domain-containing protein, translated as MDNKLKIILYLANKGETFTLLDLSKSINIPYASLHRTVAKMQDTTEIESKGKSKLIKIKWNEITKAYLTIASYEEKLEFIKKHHIIKRIEEKSKDITLIFGSYAKETQNKTSDVDLMIINKTGEKTVSFSDLEMLYDIKINPMFFTEKEFIDMLKDKEENVGKQALKAHILLSGFSDFWRLVENGIYKRKI; from the coding sequence ATGGATAATAAGCTAAAAATTATTTTATACTTAGCAAATAAAGGAGAAACATTTACTTTGCTAGATTTAAGTAAATCTATCAATATACCCTACGCATCTCTTCACAGAACTGTTGCTAAAATGCAAGACACAACAGAAATAGAAAGCAAAGGGAAATCTAAATTAATTAAGATTAAATGGAACGAAATTACGAAAGCATACTTGACAATAGCGTCCTACGAAGAAAAACTTGAATTCATAAAAAAGCACCACATAATAAAAAGAATTGAAGAAAAATCTAAAGATATAACTCTAATCTTTGGAAGTTATGCCAAAGAAACACAAAATAAAACTAGCGATGTTGATTTGATGATAATTAACAAAACTGGAGAAAAAACAGTAAGTTTCTCTGATTTAGAAATGCTTTACGATATAAAAATAAATCCTATGTTTTTTACAGAAAAAGAATTCATAGATATGTTGAAGGATAAAGAAGAAAATGTAGGAAAACAAGCACTAAAAGCTCATATTTTGCTATCGGGATTTTCAGATTTTTGGAGGCTAGTTGAAAATGGAATTTATAAAAGAAAAATATGA
- a CDS encoding HEPN domain-containing protein: MEFIKEKYEEKFKELKGQHLIVKSTSTFKINLFFKKAEASLLIAINQRNPSKTPEKIYWLQWSITIAYYAMLYATKAILLKKGYEVKTHESAQIALGHLLVPDELEKEDLEILNQTHKIFEDEYVTYFEDARKESSTARYQARPSYTERRVDEILSNAKKFINKISEIIKE; this comes from the coding sequence ATGGAATTTATAAAAGAAAAATATGAAGAAAAATTTAAAGAACTAAAAGGACAACACTTAATAGTTAAATCAACATCAACTTTCAAAATAAATCTATTCTTTAAAAAAGCAGAGGCAAGTTTACTAATCGCAATAAATCAAAGAAATCCATCTAAAACTCCAGAAAAAATCTATTGGCTACAATGGTCGATAACAATTGCGTACTACGCAATGCTTTATGCAACAAAAGCAATACTTCTAAAAAAAGGCTACGAAGTAAAAACACACGAATCAGCGCAAATAGCGTTAGGACATTTATTAGTGCCTGATGAATTAGAAAAAGAAGACTTAGAAATACTAAATCAAACTCATAAAATATTCGAAGATGAATATGTAACATATTTTGAAGACGCAAGAAAAGAAAGTAGTACTGCAAGATACCAAGCAAGACCAAGCTACACAGAAAGAAGAGTAGATGAAATACTCTCAAATGCTAAGAAATTCATAAATAAGATAAGTGAGATAATAAAAGAATAG
- a CDS encoding DUF1931 domain-containing protein: MSDSVVVKSKVKELVTGYNLASDFADALDEKVKQLVKEAVRRAEGNSRKTVMAKDL; this comes from the coding sequence ATGAGTGATTCAGTTGTAGTGAAATCAAAAGTTAAGGAGTTAGTTACTGGTTATAATTTGGCAAGTGATTTTGCTGATGCTCTTGATGAGAAAGTAAAGCAGCTTGTTAAAGAGGCTGTTAGAAGAGCTGAGGGTAATAGCAGAAAGACTGTTATGGCTAAAGATTTATAA
- a CDS encoding DHH family phosphoesterase, translated as MISDTDLAYIRKRLKEAVRPLFFFDDDADGLSSFLQLYALVKEGKGVVVKGKPVLEARYARKVEEYCPDLVVILDKPLVEDEFFDKVRQDIIWLDHHPVPSNFRRAKYFNPRIQDSEDGRPTSFWCYLIVKNDVVDVLWKAMFGVVGDWHLLLEDECREKYPYLLPENIKSPEDALFKTDLGKLVKIINWNLKGSTSDVMKSVKVLTRINDPYDILDQKTSKGKLIFKKFEKLDSSYNDLISRVKPGKDKILYFCYDDSSIAISSELSNELLFLYPSKVIIVARSVGGDLRMSIRSKGINVAGIVEKAVQITGGHGGGHDNACGANIPEDRLEDFLSVFRDALKQ; from the coding sequence ATGATTTCAGATACTGATTTGGCTTATATTAGGAAAAGGTTGAAAGAAGCAGTTAGGCCTTTGTTTTTTTTTGATGATGATGCTGATGGTTTATCTTCCTTTTTACAGTTGTATGCTTTAGTTAAAGAGGGAAAAGGCGTTGTTGTAAAGGGAAAGCCTGTTCTTGAGGCTCGTTATGCCAGAAAGGTTGAGGAGTATTGTCCTGATCTTGTTGTTATCTTAGATAAGCCTTTGGTTGAGGATGAATTTTTTGATAAAGTTAGGCAGGATATTATTTGGTTGGATCATCATCCGGTTCCTAGTAATTTTAGAAGGGCTAAGTATTTTAATCCTAGAATTCAAGATTCTGAGGATGGTAGACCTACTAGTTTTTGGTGTTATTTGATTGTTAAAAATGATGTTGTTGATGTTTTATGGAAAGCTATGTTTGGTGTTGTTGGTGATTGGCATTTGCTTTTAGAGGATGAGTGCCGAGAAAAGTATCCTTATTTGTTGCCTGAGAACATTAAGAGTCCTGAAGATGCTCTTTTTAAGACTGATCTTGGTAAATTGGTTAAAATTATTAATTGGAATCTTAAGGGTTCTACTAGTGATGTTATGAAATCTGTTAAGGTTTTAACAAGGATTAATGATCCTTATGATATTCTTGATCAAAAAACATCTAAAGGTAAGTTGATTTTTAAGAAGTTTGAAAAGTTAGATTCTTCTTATAATGATTTGATTAGTCGTGTTAAGCCGGGCAAAGATAAGATTTTGTATTTTTGTTATGATGATTCTTCTATTGCTATAAGTTCTGAGCTTAGTAATGAATTATTGTTTTTATATCCAAGTAAAGTTATTATTGTGGCTCGTAGTGTTGGTGGCGATTTAAGGATGTCTATTCGTTCTAAGGGCATTAATGTTGCAGGGATTGTTGAAAAGGCTGTTCAGATTACTGGTGGGCATGGAGGGGGTCATGATAATGCTTGTGGTGCTAACATTCCTGAGGATCGTTTAGAGGATTTTTTGAGCGTTTTTAGAGATGCTTTGAAACAGTGA